One part of the Hydra vulgaris chromosome 01, alternate assembly HydraT2T_AEP genome encodes these proteins:
- the LOC100202316 gene encoding motile sperm domain-containing protein 1 isoform X2, with amino-acid sequence MSSKEESVGKLPVFVFPETLNFFSDNQSSHKQVLTLYNPYEFALQFKVLCNNPTKYNVVESEGIIKQKCCVDIVVRVTDIQNITKREDKFRIHLYQYGVEKLLGKKDIVAQCTESKEFVVQSVKRSGSSMNDSSEPIERNRRESVIVQRSLPSLPVIIISLASIIVLMLPTHGEKANSSYIPDYLFMSFNQKLIAAYILGLVTMAVLKT; translated from the exons ATGAGTTCAAAAGAAGAAAGTGTTGGCAAATTACCAGTGTTTGTGTTCCCTGAaaccttaaactttttttctgacaATCAATCATCACATAAACAAGTTCTAACACTTTATAACCCATATGAATTTGCATTACAGTTTAAAg TGTTGTGCAATAACCCAACAAAGTATAATGTTGTTGAATCTGAAGGTATTATAAAACAGAAATGCTGTGTTGATAT agTAGTTCGTGTAACagatatacaaaatataactaaaagaGAAGATAAATTCAGAATCCATTTGTATCAATATGGAGTTGAAAAATTGCTGGGTAAGAAAGACATTGTGGCTCAATGTACAGAGAGTAAAGAGTTTGTT GTGCAATCAGTGAAGAGATCTGGCTCTAGTATGAACGATAGCAGTGAACCAATAGAAAGAAATAGAAGAG AATCTGTTATTGTTCAACGTTCACTTCCAAGCTTACCTGTCATAATAATAAGTTTAGCatctataattgttttaatgctACCTACACATGGTGAAAAGGCCAACAGCAGTTATATTCCTGATTATCTATTTATGTCTTTTAATCAAAAGCTTATTGCTGCCTATATTTTAG gtctTGTTACAATGGCAGTGTTGAAAACATGA